The following proteins are co-located in the candidate division WOR-3 bacterium genome:
- a CDS encoding ATP-binding protein — protein MYRKLYLYILLPTLLILFGLLLFSQNLLEKGIKTLQQKSLQNFAFSIIQKEGQYLFPNDKNKGLFQNLIYLDSLTGNRITLIDTSGVVIFDSRENPARMDNHRWRPEVSEALRGKIGFSQRESQTLKKRMLYCAVPVRKGDTIIGVVRVSEYESGLVDTYKKLKTTYILFIFTFTIIAFIILTVLDSAYRKDISCFLQAFKKLSENDFSVRILWKREGPLKELAEQFNEMVKKLSQTQKVLEDTEQKLKTILETIPFPVGIIDSKLNILYSNLPFKTLFADEKEKTDLLSLEILRQARRVLKESETQGLKYESQWKGKYYQVYLKRVGNLPQVILIAIDVTDAFEKEKVKKELISHVSHDLKTPLTIIKGYGETILEECKDENINYYTENILKAVDELSQLITKLNTLSKVENLPEVEVKELKLKEFVESIITPFKHVASKKGLEFHYSIKTDTETVKTDPEKLKMIIVNLLDNAVKFTETGGVELEVVKEGDELKITVSDTGPGVPENLIPRIFERFFTLDKSRGAGFGLGLAIVKHAVQALKGRIDVRSQVGLGTTFTVTIPKVNPL, from the coding sequence TTGTACAGAAAGCTATATCTCTACATTCTCTTACCCACTTTGCTAATTCTTTTTGGACTCCTTCTTTTCTCTCAAAACCTATTAGAAAAGGGGATAAAAACTTTACAACAGAAAAGCCTTCAGAATTTCGCCTTTTCAATCATTCAAAAAGAAGGTCAATACCTTTTTCCCAATGACAAAAATAAAGGGCTGTTCCAAAATCTAATTTATCTCGACTCTCTAACAGGAAATAGAATTACACTCATTGACACCAGTGGTGTTGTAATCTTCGATTCACGGGAAAACCCGGCACGTATGGATAATCACCGCTGGAGGCCCGAGGTGTCGGAGGCATTAAGGGGCAAAATCGGATTTTCTCAAAGGGAAAGTCAAACCCTAAAGAAAAGAATGCTATACTGCGCAGTTCCCGTAAGAAAAGGTGATACCATCATAGGTGTAGTAAGAGTGAGTGAGTATGAAAGTGGACTCGTAGATACCTACAAAAAACTGAAAACGACCTACATCCTCTTTATTTTCACCTTCACCATAATCGCATTTATCATCTTAACCGTCCTGGATTCAGCTTATCGAAAGGATATATCCTGTTTTCTGCAGGCCTTTAAAAAACTCTCAGAAAATGATTTCAGTGTAAGAATACTATGGAAAAGGGAGGGCCCACTCAAAGAGCTGGCTGAGCAGTTCAATGAAATGGTGAAAAAGCTTTCTCAAACACAAAAAGTCCTCGAAGATACTGAACAAAAATTAAAAACGATCCTTGAGACGATACCTTTTCCCGTGGGAATAATCGACAGTAAACTTAACATCCTATATTCCAACCTGCCCTTTAAAACACTTTTTGCAGATGAGAAAGAGAAAACAGACCTTTTATCCCTTGAAATTTTGAGGCAGGCAAGAAGAGTATTAAAAGAATCGGAGACCCAGGGGTTAAAATATGAGTCCCAATGGAAGGGTAAATACTACCAGGTTTACTTGAAAAGAGTGGGAAACCTTCCCCAAGTAATCTTAATCGCCATTGATGTTACGGATGCCTTTGAAAAAGAAAAGGTAAAGAAAGAGCTAATTTCCCACGTATCCCATGACCTCAAAACCCCCCTTACCATCATTAAAGGCTACGGAGAGACCATTCTCGAAGAGTGCAAGGATGAAAACATTAACTATTACACTGAAAACATTTTAAAGGCCGTTGATGAACTCTCACAACTGATAACAAAGCTTAACACCCTGTCAAAAGTGGAAAACCTTCCTGAGGTGGAAGTAAAAGAGTTAAAACTTAAGGAATTTGTAGAGAGCATAATAACACCTTTCAAGCATGTCGCTTCTAAAAAAGGTCTTGAATTCCATTATTCTATCAAAACGGACACTGAAACGGTAAAGACCGACCCGGAAAAACTCAAAATGATCATCGTAAATCTCCTTGACAACGCCGTGAAATTTACGGAAACAGGAGGGGTGGAACTTGAAGTGGTAAAGGAGGGAGATGAGCTCAAAATAACAGTTTCCGACACGGGACCAGGCGTCCCGGAGAACCTAATCCCGAGAATTTTTGAGAGGTTCTTTACCCTTGATAAGTCAAGGGGAGCAGGTTTTGGCCTGGGTCTTGCCATAGTGAAACATGCAGTCCAAGCACTAAAGGGAAGGATAGACGTAAGAAGTCAAGTGGGGCTTGGAACCACTTTCACAGTTACTATTCCTAAGGTTAATCCCCTTTAA
- the pstS gene encoding phosphate ABC transporter substrate-binding protein PstS, whose amino-acid sequence MVKKLLLGTLLLVLTGLAGAQGVELTGAGATFPYPLYSKMFDVYYQTTGVKVNYQAIGSGGGIQQLTAKTVDFAGSDAPMTAEEESKAGSEVLHIPTCLGAVVITFNLKGINELKLTPDIIADMYLGNIKYWNDPRIQKINPDIKLPKLPVTPVYRSDGSGTTFVFSDYLTKADIKWAEKMGRGKTLNWPKGVGGKGNAGVAALVNQIEGAIGYVELAYAKQNNMPVALIKNKKGKFVKPDIESISKAADVKIPEHLKVSITDTENPEGYPISSFTWILVYKDLSYLKDKKKAQELHKLLYWMTHEGQHYTKELDYAPLPQSVVKIIEKNLTTLTFEGKKLQ is encoded by the coding sequence ATGGTAAAGAAACTTCTTTTGGGCACCCTTCTTTTAGTTCTAACAGGCCTTGCAGGTGCACAGGGAGTAGAGCTCACCGGGGCAGGGGCAACGTTCCCCTACCCACTCTACTCCAAAATGTTTGATGTGTATTACCAAACCACGGGTGTGAAGGTCAACTACCAGGCTATCGGTTCCGGCGGTGGAATTCAGCAGCTGACAGCAAAGACTGTGGACTTTGCAGGATCCGATGCACCTATGACAGCTGAAGAGGAAAGTAAAGCCGGTTCAGAGGTTCTTCATATACCAACCTGCCTTGGCGCCGTGGTTATTACCTTCAACCTCAAGGGTATTAATGAACTAAAACTCACACCTGATATAATTGCGGACATGTACCTCGGCAACATCAAATACTGGAACGATCCAAGAATACAAAAAATTAATCCGGATATCAAACTGCCAAAGTTACCAGTAACACCTGTTTATAGGTCTGACGGAAGTGGAACTACCTTCGTTTTCTCAGACTATCTCACCAAAGCAGACATAAAGTGGGCAGAAAAAATGGGAAGGGGAAAAACTTTAAATTGGCCTAAAGGCGTAGGGGGTAAGGGCAACGCAGGCGTTGCTGCCCTCGTCAATCAAATCGAAGGAGCCATTGGCTACGTTGAATTAGCCTATGCAAAGCAGAATAATATGCCTGTGGCACTCATTAAAAATAAGAAGGGGAAATTTGTTAAGCCAGACATTGAATCCATATCAAAGGCAGCAGATGTAAAAATTCCTGAACACCTGAAGGTATCGATCACGGATACCGAGAATCCAGAAGGTTATCCGATTTCAAGTTTCACCTGGATCCTTGTATATAAAGACTTATCATACTTAAAAGACAAGAAAAAGGCCCAGGAGCTTCACAAACTACTCTACTGGATGACCCACGAAGGACAGCATTACACGAAGGAACTGGATTACGCGCCTCTCCCGCAATCCGTAGTAAAAATAATTGAGAAAAACCTTACAACCCTTACCTTCGAAGGTAAGAAGCTTCAATGA
- the pstC gene encoding phosphate ABC transporter permease subunit PstC, whose amino-acid sequence MIKSFKGKTGEGGILPPFAFLKRNKSEDFIFIQILKASALLVSIVIFAFLVTLFLSSWPFVKTFGLRALVSRVWDPISESYGALPFIVTTILVSILALLLSIPFSLSVAFLTKTRNLSERVKDLLTTSLNLIAAIPSVIYGFWGLFALAPIMRILQLKLGYPPYGVGIMTAVLVLTIMIIPLSASIASEVMKLVPEELEEASYALGANTYETNLKVILPVAKSGILAGFLLSLGRALGETMAVTMVIGNFSNFPSNLFGPGNTIASLIANQFNEASGVHQSGLIFLGLVLFLITLIFNFTGNLLILRRVRK is encoded by the coding sequence ATGATTAAAAGTTTCAAGGGAAAAACGGGCGAAGGGGGGATTCTACCCCCCTTCGCCTTTTTGAAGAGAAATAAATCAGAAGACTTTATTTTCATCCAAATTTTAAAGGCCTCAGCGCTTCTTGTATCCATTGTAATTTTCGCCTTTTTAGTTACCCTCTTCCTATCCAGCTGGCCTTTTGTTAAAACCTTCGGCCTAAGAGCTCTTGTCTCAAGAGTCTGGGACCCAATAAGTGAAAGCTACGGAGCCCTACCATTCATCGTAACTACGATCCTTGTCTCCATACTTGCCCTCCTTCTCTCAATTCCCTTTTCCCTCTCAGTTGCCTTCCTTACTAAAACAAGAAATTTATCTGAGCGCGTAAAAGACCTTCTAACCACTTCTCTTAACCTTATCGCCGCAATTCCTTCAGTAATTTACGGATTCTGGGGACTCTTCGCCTTAGCCCCCATCATGAGAATTCTTCAATTAAAATTAGGGTATCCACCTTATGGCGTAGGAATAATGACTGCCGTTCTCGTTCTAACAATAATGATAATACCTTTATCAGCCTCCATTGCATCGGAAGTCATGAAACTGGTTCCGGAGGAGCTGGAAGAGGCTTCCTACGCTTTAGGTGCAAACACCTATGAAACAAACCTGAAGGTAATACTTCCCGTTGCCAAATCAGGCATATTAGCAGGCTTTCTTCTTTCCTTAGGAAGGGCCTTAGGAGAAACTATGGCAGTGACAATGGTAATAGGAAACTTTAGTAACTTCCCTTCCAATCTTTTCGGACCTGGAAATACCATCGCCAGCCTTATAGCAAACCAATTCAACGAAGCTTCCGGGGTGCATCAAAGTGGCCTAATATTCCTTGGGCTTGTCCTATTCTTAATAACTTTAATCTTTAACTTCACCGGTAACCTTTTGATTTTGAGGAGAGTGCGGAAATGA
- the pstA gene encoding phosphate ABC transporter permease PstA produces the protein MKTRKYMDKIFKAGIITFSILTIAPLFIILITLLKWGINALNLDLISKIQRPVGERGGALNSIVGTLIITTIATIIASPISILAGVYVAEFPDKLISKITAVSSRLIAGIPSIVIGIVVYLWCVKPMGGYSALAGSIALAIMMIPNIVTATAESIMMIPKDYREASRSLGANFTRTTLKVIIPFALPGILTGLLSSFSRIAGETAPLLFTSFGNPFLNLNILKPMSALPLLIYNYATSPYREWHQIAWGASLILILIVFLVSIISRLGVKKWKA, from the coding sequence ATGAAAACCAGAAAGTACATGGACAAAATCTTTAAAGCCGGAATTATAACCTTTTCGATTTTAACAATTGCCCCGCTTTTTATAATCCTCATCACCCTTTTGAAATGGGGAATAAATGCACTCAACCTTGACCTTATATCCAAGATACAAAGACCCGTGGGTGAAAGGGGAGGTGCATTAAACTCCATAGTCGGCACGCTAATCATAACAACTATTGCCACTATTATTGCCTCACCTATATCGATCCTTGCCGGTGTTTATGTTGCGGAATTTCCTGACAAATTGATAAGCAAAATCACCGCTGTAAGTTCCCGACTTATAGCTGGAATCCCTTCCATTGTAATTGGCATCGTTGTCTACCTGTGGTGTGTAAAACCTATGGGAGGATATTCTGCTCTGGCAGGAAGTATTGCCCTTGCCATTATGATGATTCCCAACATAGTTACAGCAACAGCAGAAAGTATTATGATGATACCAAAGGACTATAGAGAAGCAAGCAGGTCCTTAGGTGCGAATTTTACCAGGACAACCCTTAAAGTGATAATCCCCTTTGCGCTACCAGGTATATTAACCGGGCTCCTATCAAGCTTTTCGAGAATAGCGGGAGAGACTGCCCCCCTACTCTTTACCAGCTTTGGAAACCCATTCCTTAACCTTAATATTTTAAAGCCGATGAGCGCTTTGCCACTATTAATTTACAACTACGCTACCAGTCCTTACAGGGAATGGCACCAAATTGCCTGGGGGGCTTCCCTGATTTTAATTTTGATTGTTTTCCTTGTAAGTATAATTTCCCGCTTAGGAGTGAAAAAATGGAAAGCATAA
- the pstB gene encoding phosphate ABC transporter ATP-binding protein PstB, whose amino-acid sequence MESIILTVENLNVFYGEHQVLFNINLKVHEKKITAIMGPSGCGKSTLLRSINRMHELYKDVKVEGRIYLKNEDIFQMPPEEVRSKIGMVFQKPNPFPHMSIYDNVIAGYILRGIKLKKEERDEIVEKNLRSVGLWEEVKDKLFKKGTFLSGGQQQRLCIARALAMNPDIILLDEPTSSLDPQATAKIEELLVDLKERVTILIVTHNIGQASRISDYVAFLYNGVLVEFGPSTKIFTTPENKVTEEFLSGKFG is encoded by the coding sequence ATGGAAAGCATAATTTTAACGGTTGAAAACCTGAATGTATTCTATGGTGAACATCAGGTACTCTTCAACATCAATTTAAAGGTCCATGAAAAAAAGATAACGGCCATTATGGGACCTTCAGGCTGTGGAAAATCAACACTTCTCAGGTCGATCAACCGAATGCACGAATTGTATAAAGATGTTAAAGTCGAAGGAAGAATATACCTAAAAAACGAAGACATCTTCCAAATGCCTCCCGAAGAAGTTCGCTCCAAAATTGGAATGGTTTTTCAAAAGCCGAATCCCTTCCCCCATATGAGCATCTATGATAACGTCATTGCTGGTTACATCCTTCGCGGAATAAAGTTGAAAAAAGAAGAAAGAGATGAGATTGTCGAAAAAAACTTGAGAAGCGTGGGACTCTGGGAAGAGGTTAAAGATAAACTCTTTAAAAAGGGAACTTTTCTTTCGGGAGGCCAGCAGCAAAGACTTTGCATCGCAAGGGCGTTGGCAATGAATCCCGACATCATACTACTCGACGAACCGACCTCCTCCCTCGATCCTCAAGCCACTGCAAAGATTGAAGAGCTCTTAGTCGATTTAAAAGAACGAGTCACCATCCTCATAGTTACCCACAACATTGGACAGGCCTCAAGGATTTCAGATTACGTCGCCTTTCTCTACAACGGGGTTTTGGTGGAGTTTGGCCCTTCTACTAAAATATTTACCACGCCAGAAAACAAGGTTACAGAAGAATTTCTATCAGGAAAATTTGGATGA
- the phoU gene encoding phosphate signaling complex protein PhoU — MLEEKLKELNTEILDYHTHVSNMFKKAIEGLLTRNQELLKKVIEEDEVYANEKENLIDELCLDFIALYAPKAKVLRTVTMILKMNNDLERVGDHATNIAQSSMVLIQYPEVKELYTLISIMASKTLEMLKESIEAYMKEDAALATSVLTKDDEIDRLNQEIVKKSTSLCSTQLITPEMLIEFTAIASNIERVADHATNLSEDVIYVVTGKTYKHGHYKDS; from the coding sequence ATGCTTGAAGAAAAGCTAAAGGAATTAAACACCGAAATTTTAGATTACCATACTCACGTGAGTAATATGTTCAAAAAAGCCATCGAAGGGCTTCTAACAAGAAATCAGGAATTACTCAAAAAAGTAATTGAGGAAGACGAAGTTTATGCCAACGAGAAAGAAAATTTAATTGATGAACTCTGCCTTGATTTCATTGCCCTTTACGCACCCAAGGCCAAGGTCTTAAGGACCGTAACTATGATTTTGAAAATGAACAACGACCTTGAAAGAGTTGGAGACCATGCTACCAATATAGCCCAGAGCTCGATGGTTTTGATTCAATATCCAGAAGTCAAAGAGCTCTACACTCTAATCTCAATTATGGCATCAAAAACCCTTGAAATGCTTAAAGAATCAATTGAAGCCTATATGAAGGAAGATGCAGCACTTGCGACTTCCGTTCTCACAAAGGATGATGAAATTGATAGATTGAATCAGGAAATTGTTAAAAAATCTACCTCTCTTTGTTCAACTCAGCTTATTACCCCAGAAATGCTGATAGAATTTACAGCAATTGCATCCAATATAGAGCGAGTTGCCGATCACGCCACCAACTTGTCGGAAGATGTAATATATGTGGTAACAGGCAAAACCTACAAGCACGGACACTATAAAGATTCCTGA